The following coding sequences are from one Malaciobacter pacificus window:
- a CDS encoding efflux RND transporter periplasmic adaptor subunit, whose translation MKRIGMAIFVVFFMMANFIEAASKAPSLVEVETLKQQEVNDLQEFVGTVNFDKKSKVASQSSGIAKKINFEVGQKVKKGDVLVVIDSDVLNAQINAAKSSVNMYSVQLKNAKKNYDRYKALVEKKSIAQKTFDDAKLEYDVAKESLISAKANLNELNIQKSKKLIKAPFDGIVVEKTVNKDEWLNQGTSIATVVNTSDVEIIFNLPISFINGLEIGQEYDVNISGKSVKAKLFAAIPSGDKLTRTFPVRFKATIKDMFIFDGAQAKVNFAKESKSVALVINRDAVIKRFNMDVVFAVVENQAKMIPVKPLAFFGTNAAISGQGLVEGMQLVTKGNERIFPDMPVKIINK comes from the coding sequence ATGAAAAGAATAGGAATGGCAATATTTGTTGTGTTTTTCATGATGGCTAACTTTATTGAAGCAGCAAGTAAAGCACCTTCTTTAGTTGAAGTTGAAACATTAAAACAACAAGAAGTAAATGATTTACAAGAGTTTGTTGGAACTGTAAATTTTGATAAAAAATCAAAAGTGGCAAGTCAAAGTAGTGGTATTGCTAAAAAAATAAACTTTGAAGTTGGACAGAAAGTTAAAAAAGGTGATGTGTTAGTTGTAATTGATTCAGATGTTTTAAACGCACAAATTAATGCTGCAAAATCTTCAGTTAATATGTACTCAGTACAGTTAAAAAATGCAAAGAAAAATTATGACAGATATAAAGCTTTAGTTGAGAAAAAATCAATTGCACAAAAAACTTTTGATGATGCAAAGTTGGAGTATGATGTAGCAAAAGAGAGTTTAATAAGTGCAAAAGCAAATTTAAATGAATTAAATATTCAAAAATCAAAAAAACTTATAAAAGCACCATTTGATGGAATAGTAGTTGAAAAAACTGTAAATAAAGATGAGTGGCTAAATCAAGGTACTTCAATAGCAACTGTCGTAAATACTAGTGATGTGGAGATTATATTTAATCTTCCTATTTCTTTTATTAATGGACTTGAAATAGGTCAAGAATATGATGTGAATATTTCAGGAAAAAGTGTAAAAGCAAAATTATTTGCAGCAATTCCAAGTGGGGATAAATTAACAAGAACTTTCCCTGTTAGATTTAAAGCAACTATTAAAGATATGTTTATTTTTGATGGAGCTCAAGCAAAAGTAAATTTTGCAAAAGAGTCAAAAAGTGTTGCTTTAGTAATAAATAGAGATGCTGTTATTAAAAGATTTAACATGGATGTTGTATTTGCAGTTGTTGAAAATCAAGCAAAAATGATTCCTGTAAAACCATTAGCATTTTTTGGTACAAATGCAGCTATTAGTGGACAAGGATTAGTTGAGGGTATGCAACTAGTAACAAAAGGAAATGAAAGAATATTTCCTGATATGCCTGTAAAAATTATAAATAAATAG
- a CDS encoding TetR/AcrR family transcriptional regulator: MPKIVDKVQKRKDIALSCQDLIYDVGVKKLTVAQVAKTAGIGKGTVYEYFENKDDIIFEIINIHIQKHHESFLESIKNVETTREKVFHFFKFVMDDSEENLKHFNGYKEYLSVVLSDENYDMKFFNNTCHLFFKEQLKKIIEEGINKNELIDQSINFVDGLMHFEKGVVCAKMTQVEFDAKKACEDFVNNLFDNLEVKNDK, translated from the coding sequence ATGCCAAAAATTGTAGATAAAGTACAAAAAAGAAAAGATATTGCATTATCATGCCAAGATTTAATTTATGATGTAGGAGTAAAAAAGCTTACTGTTGCTCAAGTTGCTAAAACAGCTGGAATTGGCAAAGGTACAGTTTATGAATATTTTGAAAATAAAGATGATATTATTTTTGAGATTATTAATATCCATATCCAAAAACATCATGAAAGCTTTTTAGAAAGTATAAAAAATGTTGAAACAACAAGAGAAAAAGTATTTCATTTTTTTAAATTTGTTATGGATGATAGTGAAGAAAATTTAAAACATTTTAATGGTTATAAAGAGTATTTATCAGTTGTTTTAAGTGACGAAAATTATGATATGAAGTTTTTTAATAATACATGTCATTTATTTTTTAAAGAACAACTAAAAAAAATTATTGAAGAGGGTATTAATAAAAATGAATTAATAGATCAATCAATTAATTTTGTTGATGGATTAATGCATTTTGAAAAGGGTGTTGTTTGTGCAAAGATGACACAAGTTGAATTTGATGCAAAAAAAGCTTGTGAAGATTTTGTAAATAATTTATTTGATAATTTAGAGGTTAAAAATGATAAGTAG
- a CDS encoding bacteriohemerythrin, with translation MLIDKNNLPLVAEEFMNDVHFEDVEIINELYETVQKYKNDKTEDNKNIVIEIYTKWFNHTVDHFKGEEDKMLELHFPPYMMHKGEHERCLEHMRYIIENFKNSGDEKTLLKYLEVDLINWLVNHIQTMDTVTAMFFKTGLSPCAMQH, from the coding sequence ATGTTAATAGATAAAAATAATCTTCCTTTAGTAGCTGAAGAGTTTATGAATGATGTTCATTTTGAGGATGTGGAAATAATAAATGAATTATATGAAACAGTACAAAAGTACAAAAATGATAAAACTGAAGATAATAAAAATATAGTAATTGAAATTTACACAAAATGGTTTAATCATACAGTTGATCATTTTAAAGGTGAAGAAGACAAAATGCTAGAATTACACTTCCCTCCATATATGATGCATAAAGGTGAACACGAAAGATGTTTAGAACATATGCGATATATTATTGAAAACTTTAAAAATAGTGGTGATGAAAAAACACTATTAAAGTATTTAGAAGTAGATTTAATAAACTGGCTTGTAAATCACATACAAACTATGGATACAGTAACTGCTATGTTTTTTAAAACAGGACTTAGTCCTTGTGCTATGCAACACTAA
- a CDS encoding protein adenylyltransferase SelO codes for MKLDELELQIDYFEFDENLYQKLQATPLENPKLVSFNKEACDLIGLDYEACETQNFIDFINGIKVLKGSVPYAMGYAGHQFGYFVPQLGDGRAINLGSINGWHLQTKGSGLTKYSRQGDGRAVLRSSIREYLIGEAMHHLGIPTTRALGIIDSDTYAHREWNQESCSIVMRLSRSWIRVGTFEYFARTKNAIENIKQLSDYVIKQSYPHLIDVEKKYEKMFYSIVDKSAELLAQWSVYGFQHGVMNTDNFSVAGLTIDYGPFAFMDYFEKNSICNHTDSEGRYSYNNQPFVARWNLAVLANCLEKICDSEKLNSYLETFLAQYQKVYLEMMNKRIGLEASKSGNLNSDLIKELLGALETSRMDYNVFFYRLTNLKSFEDLSSILNIAVFQEPIKNWFESYKNVCLEQNSSFRDRFEIMKKVNPKYILKNYMIEEAIQKAHDRDYSLVNDLLKIAQSPFDEHPDFEHYSNPTPIKYANVKLSCSS; via the coding sequence ATGAAATTAGATGAATTAGAATTACAAATAGATTATTTTGAATTTGATGAGAACTTATATCAAAAACTTCAAGCAACACCATTAGAAAATCCAAAACTTGTATCTTTTAATAAAGAGGCTTGTGATTTAATAGGACTTGATTATGAAGCTTGTGAAACTCAAAATTTTATAGATTTTATAAATGGTATTAAAGTTTTAAAAGGAAGTGTTCCTTATGCTATGGGATATGCAGGACATCAGTTTGGATACTTTGTACCACAACTTGGTGATGGAAGAGCTATAAATCTTGGAAGTATAAATGGCTGGCATTTACAAACAAAAGGCTCTGGACTTACAAAATATTCAAGACAAGGAGATGGAAGAGCAGTTCTAAGGTCAAGTATTAGAGAGTATTTAATAGGTGAAGCAATGCATCATTTAGGAATACCAACTACAAGAGCGTTAGGAATTATAGATTCAGATACCTATGCACATAGAGAATGGAATCAAGAGTCTTGCTCAATTGTAATGAGGCTTAGTCGATCATGGATTAGAGTAGGGACTTTTGAATATTTTGCAAGAACAAAAAATGCAATTGAAAATATTAAACAATTATCCGATTATGTAATAAAACAATCTTATCCACATTTAATTGATGTTGAAAAGAAATATGAAAAGATGTTTTACTCAATAGTTGATAAAAGTGCCGAACTTTTAGCCCAATGGAGCGTTTATGGTTTCCAACATGGAGTTATGAATACAGATAACTTTTCAGTTGCAGGTCTTACTATTGATTATGGTCCATTTGCATTTATGGATTATTTTGAAAAAAACTCAATTTGTAATCACACTGATTCAGAAGGAAGATACTCATATAATAACCAGCCTTTTGTAGCTAGATGGAATCTTGCTGTTTTAGCAAACTGTTTAGAAAAAATATGTGATAGTGAAAAATTAAACTCTTATTTGGAGACATTTTTAGCTCAATACCAAAAAGTATATTTAGAGATGATGAATAAAAGAATAGGTTTAGAAGCTTCTAAAAGTGGAAATTTAAATTCTGATTTAATCAAAGAGTTATTAGGAGCTTTAGAGACTTCAAGAATGGATTATAATGTTTTCTTTTATAGATTAACAAATCTAAAATCATTTGAGGACCTAAGTAGTATTCTAAATATAGCAGTATTTCAAGAGCCAATAAAAAATTGGTTTGAATCTTATAAAAATGTATGCTTAGAACAAAATAGTAGTTTTAGAGATAGATTTGAAATTATGAAAAAAGTAAATCCAAAATATATATTAAAAAACTATATGATTGAAGAGGCTATACAAAAAGCTCATGATAGAGACTACTCTTTAGTAAATGATTTACTAAAAATTGCTCAATCACCCTTTGATGAACATCCTGATTTTGAACACTATTCAAATCCAACTCCTATTAAGTATGCAAATGTGAAATTAAGTTGCTCTTCTTAA
- a CDS encoding peroxiredoxin encodes MACDTGSKPIEENENVINNENENKEIKKEENMSSSLVLRKAPEFKMDAYDAATGHYKQVASSDYEGKWRVVCFYPADFTFVCPTEIAAMNAKYDEFQELGVEILAVSTDTKFSHKRFVETEPLLAGLKLTIGADPTGTVSRAFGVMIEEEGIALRGRFLINPEGTVVAQEVQAPMVGRNVHEFLRQVRAWQHAEKTGEVCPAGWVPGKKTLPVNTDVEQMTGRVGDYITVDEIMS; translated from the coding sequence ATGGCTTGTGATACAGGTTCAAAACCAATTGAAGAAAATGAAAACGTTATAAATAATGAAAATGAAAATAAAGAAATAAAAAAGGAAGAAAATATGAGTTCAAGTTTAGTTTTAAGAAAAGCGCCAGAGTTTAAAATGGATGCATACGATGCAGCAACAGGACACTATAAACAAGTAGCAAGTAGTGATTATGAAGGTAAATGGAGAGTAGTTTGTTTCTATCCAGCAGATTTTACTTTTGTTTGTCCAACTGAAATTGCAGCAATGAATGCAAAATATGATGAGTTCCAAGAATTAGGTGTTGAGATTTTAGCTGTATCAACTGATACAAAATTCTCTCACAAAAGATTTGTTGAGACTGAGCCATTATTAGCTGGGTTAAAACTTACAATTGGTGCAGACCCAACAGGAACTGTTTCAAGAGCATTTGGTGTTATGATTGAAGAAGAAGGTATTGCTTTAAGAGGAAGATTCTTAATTAATCCAGAAGGTACAGTTGTAGCTCAAGAAGTTCAAGCACCAATGGTTGGAAGAAATGTACATGAATTCTTAAGACAAGTTAGAGCTTGGCAACATGCAGAAAAAACAGGTGAGGTTTGTCCAGCAGGATGGGTTCCAGGTAAAAAAACGCTTCCAGTAAATACTGATGTTGAGCAAATGACAGGAAGAGTTGGTGATTATATCACTGTTGATGAGATTATGTCATAA
- a CDS encoding efflux RND transporter permease subunit, whose protein sequence is MDLIKFSIKNPVTIIVSVLIVVLFGFLSLTKLPYQLTPNVTKPEIKITTTWPGATPYEIEREIIEEQEDALKSLNNLVEYESSSKDNSGEITLTFKLGTDLRAALQDVSNKLNEVSSYPANANEPIIETATASPVIWMMLQTLDTNDRHIDEYKTFFENEIKPVIKRVNGVAGTMGGGGREQEMQISLDTNKLASYNLTIPQVIGILQAENVDISAGTQNMGRRSYRIRTVHKFKTPQDIKDVILISNREQRVTVGDVASVDFGYATPSTVAMFLGKDGIFLGVQPSSDANIVALTNEVEKVVNELNDTILKKEELKIKWLYDQRPYIVGSVDLVKQNIMIGGALAIIVLILFLRAISPTAVVSIAIPISVIGTFIILESMGRSLNTISLAGISFAVGMLVDSAIVVLENIDRHRKEGMSIPEAAYKGASEVWGALIASASTTVAVFLPIVFLQDEAGQLFKDIAIAVTAAVTFSLFVSIAVIPMLWKKFASISGKEPRGESGLTKLGHKFVNFIMGFVKWSLKSTMTKIATIISFAVISGATIFLLFPKLDYLPQGNKNLVFNILITPPGLSYEERYNMGAYLMKQIEPNINNDIDGVPGISRAFFVSFGDFNLFGGTSMHESRARELIPFFRPIVNSLPSVFGVSLQSGVFESGIGEGKTVNIDISGESIEEIAGVGTKLFMAARGAIQGAQVRPVPSIELLYPEVRIKPNQDALKAFGMSSTDLGIMSDVLMSGRKISDYEQDGKKKIDLVLKADDSLIKTPEDILATQVALPNGALVPMSSLASSVDTTGISEIRHLNGDRTITLQVTPPEHMTIQETMGILGGALEKMKSEGEISKTVEVGISGTADKLTETIAALSGSFILAIVIIYLLMSALFGNFLYPIVIMFTVPLATAGGFIGLALTSNFIEEQPLDVLTMLGFIILVGIVVNNAILIVHQSLNYIRNEGMEHKNAVIAATKSRIRPIYMSSLTSIFGMLPLVLVPGPGSEFYRGLGSVITGGLALSTVFTIFVTPALLMFFIKLESKVSSMSNKPIDVSKA, encoded by the coding sequence ATGGATTTAATAAAATTTTCAATAAAAAATCCTGTAACAATAATAGTTTCAGTTCTTATTGTAGTTTTATTTGGTTTTTTATCATTAACAAAGTTACCTTATCAGTTAACTCCCAATGTTACAAAACCAGAGATTAAAATTACAACAACATGGCCAGGAGCTACTCCTTATGAGATTGAAAGAGAGATTATTGAAGAGCAAGAAGATGCACTAAAAAGTTTGAATAACTTAGTAGAGTATGAATCATCTTCAAAGGATAATTCAGGTGAAATCACTCTTACTTTCAAATTAGGAACAGATTTAAGAGCAGCACTTCAAGATGTATCTAACAAATTAAATGAAGTTAGTTCATATCCAGCTAATGCAAATGAACCTATTATTGAAACAGCAACAGCAAGTCCAGTTATTTGGATGATGTTACAAACTTTAGATACAAATGATAGACATATTGATGAGTATAAAACATTTTTCGAAAATGAAATCAAACCTGTTATAAAAAGAGTTAACGGAGTTGCTGGTACTATGGGTGGAGGAGGAAGAGAACAAGAGATGCAAATTAGTTTAGATACTAATAAACTTGCCTCTTATAATCTAACTATTCCTCAAGTAATAGGTATTTTACAAGCAGAAAATGTTGATATCTCTGCTGGTACTCAAAATATGGGTAGAAGAAGTTACAGAATTAGAACAGTTCATAAATTTAAAACACCTCAAGATATAAAAGATGTAATTTTAATTTCAAATAGAGAACAAAGAGTTACAGTAGGTGATGTAGCAAGTGTTGATTTTGGATATGCAACACCAAGTACTGTTGCAATGTTCTTAGGTAAAGATGGTATCTTTTTAGGGGTTCAACCAAGTAGTGATGCAAATATTGTTGCTTTAACAAATGAAGTTGAAAAAGTTGTAAATGAATTAAATGACACTATTCTAAAAAAAGAAGAACTAAAAATAAAATGGTTGTATGATCAAAGACCTTATATTGTTGGTTCTGTTGATTTAGTTAAACAAAATATTATGATTGGTGGTGCTTTAGCAATAATTGTTTTAATACTATTTTTAAGAGCTATTTCACCAACAGCTGTTGTTTCAATTGCTATTCCAATTTCAGTTATTGGTACATTCATTATTTTAGAGTCTATGGGAAGAAGTTTAAATACAATTTCTTTAGCTGGTATTTCATTTGCAGTTGGTATGTTAGTTGATAGTGCCATTGTAGTTTTAGAAAATATTGATAGGCACAGAAAAGAAGGAATGAGTATTCCTGAAGCTGCTTATAAAGGTGCTAGTGAAGTTTGGGGAGCTTTAATTGCAAGTGCATCTACTACTGTTGCAGTATTCTTACCGATTGTATTTTTACAAGATGAAGCAGGTCAGTTATTTAAAGATATTGCAATTGCTGTAACAGCAGCTGTAACATTCTCTTTATTTGTTTCAATTGCAGTTATTCCAATGCTTTGGAAAAAATTTGCTTCAATTTCTGGAAAAGAGCCAAGGGGTGAAAGTGGTTTAACAAAACTTGGGCATAAATTTGTAAACTTTATTATGGGATTTGTTAAATGGTCGTTAAAATCTACAATGACAAAAATAGCTACTATTATCTCATTTGCTGTAATCTCAGGGGCTACGATTTTTCTATTATTCCCTAAGTTAGACTATTTGCCTCAAGGAAATAAGAACTTAGTGTTTAATATTTTAATTACTCCTCCAGGTCTTTCTTATGAAGAAAGATATAATATGGGTGCATATTTAATGAAACAAATTGAACCTAATATTAATAATGATATTGATGGAGTTCCAGGAATAAGTAGAGCATTTTTTGTATCATTTGGTGATTTTAACTTATTTGGTGGTACTTCTATGCACGAAAGTCGAGCAAGAGAATTAATACCATTTTTTAGACCAATTGTAAATTCTCTTCCTTCTGTATTTGGAGTTTCATTACAATCAGGAGTATTTGAAAGTGGAATTGGTGAGGGTAAAACTGTAAATATTGATATTAGTGGTGAAAGTATTGAAGAAATAGCTGGTGTTGGTACAAAATTATTTATGGCAGCGCGAGGTGCAATTCAAGGTGCTCAAGTTAGACCAGTACCTTCAATAGAATTACTTTATCCAGAAGTTAGAATAAAACCAAATCAAGATGCCTTAAAAGCATTTGGTATGAGTTCAACTGATTTGGGAATTATGAGTGATGTTCTAATGAGTGGTAGAAAAATCTCTGATTATGAACAAGATGGAAAAAAGAAAATTGACCTTGTTTTAAAAGCTGATGATAGTTTAATTAAAACACCAGAAGATATATTAGCTACACAAGTTGCTTTACCAAATGGTGCTTTAGTTCCTATGTCTTCACTTGCAAGTTCAGTTGATACAACAGGTATTAGTGAAATTAGACACTTAAATGGTGATAGAACTATTACATTACAAGTTACACCACCTGAGCATATGACTATTCAAGAGACAATGGGTATTTTAGGTGGAGCTTTAGAAAAAATGAAAAGTGAAGGTGAAATCTCTAAAACAGTTGAAGTAGGTATTAGTGGTACAGCTGATAAGTTAACTGAAACAATTGCAGCTTTAAGTGGAAGTTTCATTTTAGCAATAGTAATTATTTATTTACTAATGTCTGCTTTATTTGGTAATTTCTTGTATCCAATTGTAATTATGTTTACAGTACCTTTAGCAACAGCAGGTGGATTTATTGGACTTGCTTTAACAAGTAATTTTATAGAAGAACAGCCTTTAGATGTTCTTACGATGTTAGGATTTATTATTTTAGTTGGTATTGTTGTAAATAATGCAATTTTAATTGTTCATCAAAGTTTAAATTATATTAGAAATGAAGGCATGGAGCATAAAAATGCAGTAATAGCAGCAACAAAATCTAGAATTAGACCTATTTATATGAGTTCATTAACTTCAATTTTTGGTATGTTACCTTTAGTTTTAGTGCCAGGTCCAGGAAGTGAATTTTATAGAGGTTTAGGTTCAGTTATCACTGGTGGACTTGCATTGTCAACTGTATTTACGATATTTGTTACGCCAGCACTTTTAATGTTCTTTATTAAATTAGAGTCAAAAGTTTCATCAATGTCTAATAAGCCAATTGATGTTAGTAAAGCATAA
- a CDS encoding aminotransferase class I/II-fold pyridoxal phosphate-dependent enzyme, with protein sequence MSNSFFNHIPCGQTLPQNNIHAVSVSMPALQDVIDYEEQTPEILEKIKSAYPRFVLHPYLRQLANYIEDKYKVNEAYEVVLLSSQKAVEIVSNKYYIHNKIEIDEPFGVILVQKSSRQLQKVLKYIQHVGYNLSSRLAQDYLCDVGLLKEKYQEEYEDQLVSYDNIISILSDAYNQPKENICLNPSGMNAVYCALRGIKNIQSRNGRTVLVQLGWLYLDTMNIVEHYFEENKKFYDVSNLDDLEKYLENEGLRVSAIITEVPTNPLLKCPNLPRLKKLCKKYNIPLVIDSTFATPYLLDLKSYADIYIESLTKFACGNADVLMGAIILNTDSKISHISHEFFKYADMPYIKDLQRMAYEIKDYKSRMKKISSNTKKLVEYFKTSPIIDKIFYCLSEENKVNYENLMIDENSWVGIVSVTFTNDFEKIYDKLNIAKGPSLGTEFTLLMPYTYLAHYDYLQTKEGLAFLNKIGLPKDLLRISVGIEPIEELISEFKKVEKLI encoded by the coding sequence ATGAGTAATAGTTTTTTTAATCACATTCCTTGTGGGCAAACTTTACCACAAAATAACATACATGCGGTATCAGTTTCTATGCCTGCTTTACAAGATGTGATTGATTATGAAGAGCAAACACCTGAGATTTTAGAAAAAATCAAAAGTGCTTATCCTAGATTTGTACTACATCCATATTTACGGCAACTAGCAAACTATATTGAAGATAAATACAAAGTAAATGAAGCATATGAAGTGGTACTTTTAAGTTCACAAAAAGCGGTTGAAATAGTAAGTAATAAATACTATATTCATAATAAGATAGAAATAGATGAGCCATTTGGAGTAATACTTGTACAAAAAAGTTCAAGACAATTACAAAAGGTTTTAAAATATATTCAGCATGTTGGATATAACCTATCTTCTAGACTTGCTCAAGATTATCTTTGTGATGTAGGATTATTAAAAGAGAAATATCAAGAAGAGTATGAAGATCAATTAGTATCTTATGATAATATTATTTCAATATTAAGTGATGCATATAATCAACCAAAAGAGAATATCTGTTTAAACCCATCTGGAATGAATGCAGTTTATTGTGCCTTAAGAGGTATTAAAAATATTCAATCAAGAAATGGAAGAACTGTTTTAGTTCAACTAGGATGGTTATACCTTGATACTATGAATATAGTTGAGCACTATTTTGAAGAGAATAAAAAATTCTATGATGTATCAAATTTAGATGATTTAGAAAAATACTTAGAAAATGAAGGTCTAAGAGTTTCAGCAATAATTACTGAAGTTCCAACAAACCCACTTCTAAAATGCCCAAATCTTCCAAGACTAAAAAAGCTTTGTAAAAAGTATAATATTCCTTTAGTTATTGATTCTACTTTTGCTACACCATATTTACTTGATTTAAAATCTTATGCCGATATTTATATAGAATCACTTACAAAATTTGCTTGTGGGAATGCTGATGTTTTAATGGGAGCTATTATTTTAAATACTGATTCTAAAATCTCTCATATAAGTCATGAGTTTTTTAAGTATGCTGATATGCCATATATAAAAGATTTGCAAAGAATGGCATATGAGATAAAAGATTATAAATCAAGAATGAAGAAAATTAGTTCAAATACTAAAAAATTAGTTGAGTATTTTAAAACCTCTCCAATTATTGATAAAATTTTTTATTGTTTAAGTGAGGAAAACAAAGTAAATTATGAAAACCTGATGATTGATGAGAATTCTTGGGTTGGAATAGTTTCTGTTACATTCACAAATGATTTTGAAAAAATCTATGATAAACTTAATATAGCAAAAGGACCTAGTTTAGGTACAGAGTTTACTCTTCTTATGCCTTATACTTATTTAGCTCACTATGATTATCTTCAAACAAAAGAAGGACTAGCTTTTTTAAATAAAATTGGTCTTCCAAAAGACTTACTTCGAATTTCTGTTGGAATTGAACCAATTGAAGAGTTAATAAGTGAGTTTAAGAAAGTTGAGAAACTTATTTAA
- a CDS encoding DUF2798 domain-containing protein, whose amino-acid sequence MISRKYERVVFAFFMSLFMSFIMSFIISIINLGFVDGFMYKWMKAFGLAFMCAFPIIFVVAPIVHKIVHKLMKNID is encoded by the coding sequence ATGATAAGTAGAAAATATGAAAGAGTAGTATTTGCTTTTTTTATGTCTTTATTTATGAGTTTTATCATGAGCTTTATAATCTCTATAATAAATTTAGGTTTTGTTGATGGTTTTATGTATAAATGGATGAAAGCATTTGGATTAGCTTTTATGTGTGCTTTTCCTATTATATTTGTAGTTGCCCCGATAGTACATAAAATTGTGCATAAATTAATGAAAAATATTGATTAA
- a CDS encoding cupin — MISNNILNDLNYNEKKPSISVLFESSFSKEIRILLKENQIMSEHKTPYPIVVEVFDGCVDFGVEGKIYNLIKGDILTLEGNVPHDLKATSDCIIRLSLSKLDSVNRVKGVLKL, encoded by the coding sequence ATGATTTCAAATAATATATTAAATGATCTAAACTACAATGAAAAAAAGCCAAGTATAAGTGTACTTTTTGAAAGTTCATTTTCAAAAGAGATTAGAATACTTTTAAAAGAAAATCAAATTATGAGTGAGCATAAAACACCATATCCTATAGTTGTTGAGGTATTTGATGGATGTGTTGATTTTGGTGTTGAAGGTAAGATTTATAATCTAATAAAAGGTGATATATTGACTTTAGAAGGAAATGTTCCCCATGATTTAAAAGCTACAAGTGATTGTATTATAAGGCTTAGTCTTAGTAAACTTGATAGTGTAAATAGAGTTAAAGGAGTTTTGAAACTTTAA
- a CDS encoding trans-sulfuration enzyme family protein, translating to MKKHIETNLSHIAAFAPFEDVAGASHFPIYNTGTFDLKKQDSSNGGKIYDYTRSDNPTREMLENLFTQVEGGAGCVCTHTGIASVALLFETVLKANSHILVEADCYGGTFRLLKVFKEKYNITVHFADFLEFDEMEKILSENPIDLVLCESPTNPGLKIIDLKSVAKLSKKYHALFAVDNSLATFISQRPLELGADFSLFSTTKYISGHGAVVAGAIVAKTQELADEIHYYANAHGRSQNPMDVYLITLGIPTLKVRMAEHEKVSIKIAEFLEEQDYITKVTHPALKSHPQYDLAKEQMDYIPGVFSADFESLELAEKFIENTKIFGEKCSFGSPDSRVEIPAKISHASFSKEELEAIGIAEGTVRFSIGLENIEDLIEDIKQAVK from the coding sequence ATGAAAAAACATATAGAAACAAATTTAAGCCATATTGCTGCATTTGCTCCATTTGAAGATGTTGCAGGGGCTTCTCACTTCCCTATTTATAATACAGGAACATTTGATTTAAAAAAACAAGACTCTTCTAATGGTGGTAAAATCTACGACTATACAAGAAGTGATAATCCAACAAGAGAGATGTTAGAAAATCTATTTACTCAAGTTGAAGGAGGTGCTGGATGTGTATGTACTCATACAGGAATTGCATCAGTTGCACTTTTATTTGAAACAGTTTTAAAAGCAAACTCTCATATCTTAGTTGAAGCAGATTGTTATGGTGGGACTTTTAGATTATTAAAAGTATTTAAAGAAAAATATAATATCACAGTTCATTTTGCAGACTTTTTAGAGTTTGATGAGATGGAAAAAATTTTAAGTGAAAATCCTATTGATTTAGTTTTATGTGAGTCTCCTACAAATCCTGGTCTTAAAATTATTGATTTAAAATCTGTTGCAAAATTATCAAAAAAATATCATGCATTATTTGCAGTTGATAACTCTCTTGCAACTTTTATATCTCAGCGACCACTTGAACTTGGTGCAGATTTTTCACTATTTTCAACAACTAAATATATCTCAGGACATGGAGCAGTTGTTGCTGGTGCAATTGTTGCTAAAACACAAGAGTTAGCTGATGAAATTCACTACTATGCAAATGCCCATGGTAGAAGTCAAAACCCTATGGATGTTTACTTAATCACACTTGGTATTCCAACTTTAAAAGTTAGAATGGCAGAGCATGAAAAAGTATCTATTAAAATTGCTGAATTCTTAGAAGAGCAAGATTACATCACTAAAGTAACTCACCCTGCACTAAAATCTCACCCACAGTATGATTTGGCAAAAGAGCAAATGGATTATATTCCTGGAGTTTTCAGTGCAGATTTTGAAAGCTTAGAATTAGCAGAAAAGTTTATTGAAAATACAAAAATATTTGGTGAAAAGTGTTCATTTGGTAGTCCTGATTCAAGAGTTGAAATCCCTGCTAAAATCTCTCATGCCTCTTTTTCTAAAGAAGAACTTGAAGCTATCGGAATAGCAGAAGGTACTGTTAGATTTTCTATTGGATTAGAAAATATAGAAGATTTAATTGAAGATATTAAACAAGCAGTAAAGTAG